The Streptomyces halobius genomic interval CGCGGCGGGCGGTAAACCGCTGGAGCGGACGCCAGTGCCGGTGCCCGGCGTTGGCGTGTTCCACGCGGATCCGGGCGGCGGGGCGGCCATGCCACCGCGGGCGCGGTCCTGGTCGGCCCCGACGGCCGCATCCTGCACATCCACCACCTCGCCACCGGCAAGTGGCTGCTGCCCGGCGGCCACCTCGAACCGGAGGACAACACCCACCTGCAGGCCGCCGGCCGCAAGCTCACCGAGGAGACCGGTATTCCTACCCACGTGCTC includes:
- a CDS encoding NUDIX domain-containing protein, which encodes MHHLATGKWLLPGGHLEPEDNTHLQAAGRKLTEETGIPTHVLTPHGETPLQHRRPPH